The genomic interval GATAATTATTGTTCTGTACAGATTTTTCCTATTATTGACCTACATaactgaaaaaacaaaaggaagtTGTGTCTTATTGCCAGTAACATCGCTTGCGATTTCCAAGACCAAATGTGGACGCATAAATGTTTTGTGAACTGTAGCTAAATCTGTGAGATGGTTTCATTGCCTTTTAAGTCTACACATATTATTCATTTCTTTCTATTTACTGAATCTGATTACAAATATCATTTCTGATCTTGCAATTCCTCAATTTAGAGGACTAGACCGTCCAATAAGTTCCTTTGCTTGAACAACGGTTTCCTTGAACCTCTTTACATTGATCTTCAAATTCTGGGCATCAATATACACAGCTCTAGCAGCGTAATAGCCCTTAGCGAATACACTTGCTGGATCAGTAATAACTGGATGATCCCTTCCATAAGTCTGCATGAGAGAGCTCTCCTCTGGTTCGATCTTGTACTCCAAGTATTGCACGCCCATTTCTTTTGTCGGTGCACCGTAGTAATTAGTCGAAGCCCACTCCAGCCCCAATGGCACCACCTGCACCATCACTGCTCCATCAGGCAAGAACACTTGGTTTGTCAGGCCAGCACCGTGAGCTCCGACCAGAACGCTGCACGAGTTCACCAGTGCAGCAAACTTGTTCAAATTTGACATCCTGTTAGGCCTCGTCACAACAACTTCAAATCCTAACTCCTCCATCATGAccactatttcattttcattcgaAACCACTCGCGATTTCTTACGAGATATTAGGATTAGTATTGgcttttctctctttatctCGGAGACATTCTTGATTTTCAGATTGTAGGATTCTCTAAGGAAGTGCTTGAAGTCAAACGCAGAGTACCCTCCGGGAATATCGGTGGCGTTGAGGGCTAACTTGCCATGGTACACAAGTCCTATGACTGCTCCTGGAAAACAGTGAACGGCGTTACCATTTGCAGCTGGATTTATGGCTTCATAATGGGACAAATGGGTTAGAACTTTGCTGTATTTACTCACCCACCAGGGCTTGTAATCAGTAATGAGAAATTTCAGACGGGATCGGAAGTGGCGGGTGGTGATGAATAAAGGAATGAtaacttcatttatttcatggAATACGTTTCCTGTGAAaccaccggaggagaaaaCAACTGCCGGGGCATCATGAGTGATACGACATGCAGGGGCGTTTACGTCTCCATTGACTATCTTCACTGGTGAAACTCTACTCATTGCAGTCCCATCATCCCTATTTGCATACGGTTTAAGTGTCCGATTTACGTAGGATTGAGAGGAGGGTACGTAAATTGTTAATCCACTGTTGTCAATTCTAACCGGTTTGTTTACCAGACACAGTTCAGAGTGAAGGTCAGTGTGGCAAGAGAAGCCTGTTGTGTCAAGCTTTATACGATCTTCACCTGTACGCAGAttgaaagattttattacattggttattaaataaatagctTTACCATAATTGATTTCAcctactatattttttttttccaaacatATTTGTACATGAAAGCAAGTTGAGACTGCCAGTGAATTTATATAAGAATACCAGAGCCCAGAGATGAAGAAAGAACCTCT from Citrus sinensis cultivar Valencia sweet orange chromosome 9, DVS_A1.0, whole genome shotgun sequence carries:
- the LOC107176507 gene encoding alpha-1,3-arabinosyltransferase XAT3-like; the protein is MGKEQKKMALGATSFVFLFILTCLYAALFTSNLTPFESWKQKLSDWRGIHNKKADRTIEINESVKLLLRRLVRGEDRIKLDTTGFSCHTDLHSELCLVNKPVRIDNSGLTIYVPSSQSYVNRTLKPYANRDDGTAMSRVSPVKIVNGDVNAPACRITHDAPAVVFSSGGFTGNVFHEINEVIIPLFITTRHFRSRLKFLITDYKPWWVSKYSKVLTHLSHYEAINPAANGNAVHCFPGAVIGLVYHGKLALNATDIPGGYSAFDFKHFLRESYNLKIKNVSEIKREKPILILISRKKSRVVSNENEIVVMMEELGFEVVVTRPNRMSNLNKFAALVNSCSVLVGAHGAGLTNQVFLPDGAVMVQVVPLGLEWASTNYYGAPTKEMGVQYLEYKIEPEESSLMQTYGRDHPVITDPASVFAKGYYAARAVYIDAQNLKINVKRFKETVVQAKELIGRSSPLN